From Deferrisoma camini S3R1, the proteins below share one genomic window:
- a CDS encoding aspartate aminotransferase family protein, which translates to MRSYESRYRDLTPRSSALDERARGLLPGGISHNLRRFDPYPLYAARAEGARVLDPDGNSYLDLWMGHYALVFGHAFPPVRRAVEQVLAGGWHFGMPVEAEVVLAERLRRAVPAMEKMRFCTSGTEATMYAVRLARGFTRKPWVLKAAGGWHGASTDLSFAVKPPFRGAEGPGLLPPREQGVDLIAFNDVEATERVVEAHRGGIAGIIVEPMLGSGGFLPADPAYLRYLREVCDREGAVLIFDEIITGFRFRYGTLADAYGVRPDLTTLGKIVGGGFPLGVYGGRREVMDAADPLQAKAPDRPVLVGGGTFSCHPVTLAAALATLEALEASRAELYPALEARGERLRRGVEERFAAAGVPAACTGRASLFMTHLLRGGDRDLRTPADLAAKTFSAAKDRELRLALLAHGVFAVHGGGALSAAHGEPELQVLLEAYARAAEDLAREGFEQG; encoded by the coding sequence ATGCGATCCTACGAGTCCCGATACCGCGACCTCACCCCCCGTTCCTCGGCCCTGGACGAGCGGGCCCGGGGCCTGCTGCCCGGGGGCATCAGCCACAACCTGCGGCGGTTCGACCCGTACCCCCTGTACGCGGCCCGGGCCGAGGGGGCCCGGGTGCTCGACCCCGACGGCAACTCGTACCTGGACCTGTGGATGGGCCACTACGCCCTCGTGTTCGGCCACGCCTTCCCCCCCGTGCGCCGGGCCGTGGAGCAGGTGCTGGCCGGGGGATGGCACTTCGGCATGCCGGTGGAGGCCGAGGTGGTGCTGGCCGAGCGGCTGCGCCGCGCCGTGCCGGCCATGGAGAAGATGCGGTTCTGCACCAGCGGCACCGAGGCCACCATGTACGCGGTGCGCCTGGCCCGGGGGTTCACCCGGAAGCCCTGGGTGCTCAAGGCGGCCGGGGGGTGGCACGGCGCCAGCACCGATCTGTCGTTCGCGGTGAAGCCACCGTTCCGGGGCGCCGAGGGCCCGGGCCTGCTGCCGCCCCGGGAGCAGGGGGTGGACCTGATCGCGTTCAACGACGTGGAGGCCACCGAGCGGGTCGTGGAGGCCCACCGGGGAGGGATCGCCGGCATCATCGTGGAGCCCATGCTGGGCTCGGGCGGGTTCCTGCCGGCCGACCCGGCTTACCTGCGATACCTGCGGGAGGTGTGCGACCGCGAAGGGGCGGTGCTCATCTTCGACGAGATCATCACCGGGTTCCGGTTCCGATACGGAACCCTGGCCGACGCCTACGGGGTCCGACCCGATCTGACTACCCTGGGGAAGATCGTGGGCGGGGGGTTCCCCCTGGGCGTGTACGGGGGCCGACGCGAGGTCATGGACGCGGCCGACCCCCTCCAGGCCAAGGCGCCGGACCGGCCGGTGTTGGTGGGCGGGGGCACGTTCAGCTGCCACCCGGTGACCCTGGCCGCGGCCCTGGCCACCCTGGAGGCCCTGGAGGCGTCCCGGGCCGAGCTGTACCCGGCTCTTGAGGCCCGGGGCGAACGCCTGCGCCGAGGGGTCGAGGAGCGGTTCGCGGCCGCGGGCGTGCCGGCCGCCTGCACCGGCCGGGCGAGCCTGTTCATGACCCATCTGCTGCGGGGCGGCGACCGGGACCTGCGCACGCCGGCCGACCTGGCGGCCAAGACCTTCTCGGCCGCCAAGGACCGGGAGCTTCGGCTAGCGCTCCTCGCCCACGGGGTGTTCGCCGTGCACGGCGGGGGGGCGCTCTCGGCCGCCCACGGCGAGCCCGAACTCCAAGTCCTGCTCGAAGCCTACGCCCGCGCCGCCGAGGACCTGGCCCGGGAGGGGTTCGAGCAGGGCTGA
- the vapB gene encoding type II toxin-antitoxin system antitoxin VapB, which yields MQTAKLFRNGRSQAVRLPKAFRFAGEEVFIKKVGGVVLLIPKGDPWGELVGSLDGFTEDFMETRHQPDQPDREPL from the coding sequence ATGCAAACGGCAAAGCTGTTCCGAAACGGGCGGAGTCAGGCGGTTCGGCTGCCGAAGGCGTTCCGGTTCGCCGGGGAGGAGGTGTTCATCAAGAAGGTGGGGGGAGTGGTGTTGCTCATCCCCAAGGGCGATCCCTGGGGCGAGCTGGTGGGGAGCCTCGATGGGTTCACAGAGGACTTTATGGAGACCCGGCACCAGCCGGATCAGCCCGACCGGGAACCCCTGTGA
- the vapC gene encoding type II toxin-antitoxin system tRNA(fMet)-specific endonuclease VapC translates to MRYLLDTNICIYVIREKPEGVIRRFRRLPVSSVAISSITLSELEYGVEKSSRPVQNRFALLRFLAPLEILPYGADAARVYGRIRAHLERQGTPIGALDTLIAAQALSAGCALVTNNEREFRRVPGLRVENWAA, encoded by the coding sequence ATCCGGTATCTGCTCGACACGAACATCTGCATCTACGTCATCCGGGAGAAGCCCGAGGGGGTCATACGGCGGTTTCGCCGGCTGCCCGTTTCGAGCGTGGCGATCTCCTCGATCACGTTGAGTGAACTCGAATACGGCGTCGAGAAGAGCTCCCGGCCGGTTCAAAACCGATTCGCCTTGCTCCGGTTCCTGGCCCCCCTGGAGATCCTGCCGTACGGCGCCGACGCGGCCCGCGTCTACGGCCGCATCCGGGCGCACTTGGAGCGGCAGGGCACGCCCATCGGCGCGCTCGACACCCTGATCGCGGCTCAGGCCCTCTCGGCTGGCTGCGCGCTGGTGACGAACAACGAACGGGAGTTCCGCCGGGTGCCGGGCCTCCGGGTGGAGAACTGGGCGGCTTAG
- a CDS encoding NGG1p interacting factor 3 protein, NIF3 — MTLVDLYRRAVEKGMDQDPRGRAEAEADLRAAAKEWEELPEKDREFFDRERLENPYADTRILHGDPAAELRAVMVAVDVEGDEILLADRLREKGRPVDAVVAHHPRGHALAQLPEVMRIQAGIHAGLGVPVGQAEGILGPRLREVSERIQPVNHQRAVDAARLLDVPLVCVHTPADNCVATFLTELFDREQPRTLGDVLDLLHAIPEYQEARRDQAGPVIVAGDKKARAGKIFVDMTGGTEGAKEMYQKFAQATEVSTIVGMHLSKEHVEEAKKHHLNVVLAGHIASDNLGLNLLLDAALEPGVAVIEAGGFRRVERR; from the coding sequence ATGACGCTCGTAGACCTGTACCGCAGGGCCGTGGAGAAGGGGATGGACCAGGACCCCCGGGGCCGGGCCGAGGCCGAGGCCGACCTCAGGGCCGCGGCCAAGGAGTGGGAGGAGCTTCCGGAGAAGGACCGGGAGTTCTTCGACCGGGAGCGCCTCGAAAACCCCTACGCCGACACCCGGATCCTCCACGGCGACCCGGCCGCCGAGCTCCGGGCCGTGATGGTGGCCGTGGACGTGGAGGGCGACGAGATCCTGCTGGCCGACCGGCTCCGGGAGAAGGGCCGGCCGGTGGACGCCGTGGTGGCCCACCATCCCCGGGGCCACGCCCTGGCCCAGCTCCCGGAGGTCATGCGGATCCAGGCCGGCATCCACGCCGGGCTGGGGGTGCCCGTGGGCCAGGCCGAGGGGATCCTGGGTCCCCGGCTGCGGGAGGTGTCGGAGCGGATCCAGCCCGTGAACCACCAGCGCGCGGTGGACGCGGCCCGGCTCCTGGACGTGCCCCTGGTGTGCGTGCACACCCCGGCCGACAACTGCGTGGCCACGTTCCTGACGGAGCTCTTCGACCGGGAGCAGCCCCGCACCCTGGGGGACGTGCTCGACCTGCTCCATGCCATCCCCGAGTACCAGGAGGCCCGACGGGACCAGGCCGGCCCGGTGATCGTGGCCGGTGACAAGAAGGCGCGGGCCGGGAAGATCTTCGTGGACATGACCGGGGGCACCGAGGGGGCCAAGGAGATGTACCAGAAGTTCGCCCAGGCCACCGAGGTGTCCACCATCGTGGGCATGCACCTCTCCAAGGAGCACGTGGAGGAGGCCAAGAAGCACCACCTCAACGTGGTGCTGGCCGGCCACATCGCCTCGGACAACCTGGGCCTGAACCTTCTGCTGGACGCCGCCCTGGAGCCGGGCGTTGCGGTGATCGAGGCCGGCGGGTTCCGGCGGGTGGAGCGGCGCTAA
- a CDS encoding metal ABC transporter substrate-binding protein — MRIVLALLLSILLAAPAGATDRIRVVTTLPDLADWVREIGGDRVEVRSLLTGLETPHTYEPRVSDVKAVAGSRVLVMVGLGLEEWVKGLVQNARNSELILVEAARGVPTIQGDDHDGGAGNPHVWLDPARAETMCRNIARALERADPFAGDYYEVRFQAYRDRLRQTAERIRARVAGLPDRRFLAYHPAWPYFAEGLGFELVGTVVEQPGRQPSARALARLIDRIRSEGIRVLVTEPQLPSKLPELLHQETGIRVVTLSPLLGASPAQTYLELLERNAQTLIEALAEEPP, encoded by the coding sequence ATGCGCATCGTGCTCGCCCTCCTTCTCTCGATCCTTCTCGCCGCTCCGGCCGGGGCGACGGACCGGATCCGGGTGGTCACCACCCTGCCCGACCTGGCCGACTGGGTGCGGGAGATCGGTGGCGACCGGGTGGAGGTCCGCTCCCTGCTCACGGGCCTCGAAACCCCCCACACCTACGAGCCCCGGGTGTCCGACGTGAAGGCCGTGGCCGGGAGCCGGGTGCTCGTGATGGTGGGCCTGGGGCTCGAGGAGTGGGTGAAGGGGCTGGTGCAGAACGCGAGGAACAGCGAGCTGATCCTGGTGGAGGCGGCCCGGGGGGTGCCGACGATCCAGGGGGACGACCACGACGGCGGGGCGGGCAACCCCCACGTCTGGCTCGACCCGGCCCGGGCCGAGACCATGTGCCGGAACATCGCCCGGGCCCTCGAGAGGGCCGACCCGTTCGCCGGCGACTACTACGAGGTCCGCTTCCAGGCCTACCGGGACCGGCTCCGGCAGACCGCCGAACGGATCCGGGCCCGGGTGGCGGGCCTTCCGGACCGGCGGTTCCTGGCCTACCACCCGGCCTGGCCCTACTTTGCCGAGGGGCTGGGGTTCGAGCTGGTGGGCACGGTGGTCGAGCAGCCGGGCCGTCAGCCCTCGGCCCGGGCCCTGGCACGGCTGATCGACCGGATCCGCTCCGAAGGCATCCGGGTGCTCGTGACCGAGCCGCAGCTTCCCTCCAAGCTCCCGGAACTCCTCCACCAGGAGACCGGGATCCGGGTGGTCACGCTGAGCCCGTTGCTGGGGGCCTCGCCCGCCCAAACCTACCTGGAGCTCCTGGAGCGCAACGCCCAGACCCTGATCGAGGCGCTCGCCGAGGAGCCGCCGTGA
- a CDS encoding metal ABC transporter ATP-binding protein, whose translation MTYLPSAPDPAVRFERATVAYDGTPALEEVTLEIPAGALVGVIGPNGSGKTTFLKAILGLVPPVQGRIFVGEECCHHLKRIRREIGYVPQASRVDPNAPFRVLDVVLMGLYPGLGPLRRPGREGRRKALAALEAVGMEGFALRPAGQLSGGQLQRVAIARALVRDPRILLLDEPFTGLDVRSQHAVLDLVVRTHRQRRLTTVLVTHDVNLVYPHLDRVLALNRRVYAYGPPQEALVRETLERMYGAEVQVHEAGGRPFVFAGDHHHG comes from the coding sequence GTGACCTACCTGCCCTCGGCTCCGGACCCGGCCGTCCGGTTCGAGCGGGCCACCGTGGCCTACGACGGCACCCCCGCCCTGGAGGAGGTCACCCTGGAGATCCCCGCCGGCGCCCTGGTGGGCGTGATCGGGCCCAACGGGTCGGGCAAGACCACGTTCCTCAAGGCGATCCTCGGCCTCGTCCCCCCGGTCCAGGGACGGATCTTCGTGGGGGAGGAGTGCTGCCATCACCTCAAGCGGATCCGCCGGGAGATCGGGTACGTGCCCCAGGCCTCGCGGGTGGACCCCAACGCGCCGTTCCGGGTCCTGGACGTGGTGCTGATGGGCCTCTACCCGGGGCTCGGGCCCCTGCGCCGGCCGGGCCGGGAGGGGCGGCGCAAGGCCCTGGCCGCCCTGGAGGCGGTGGGCATGGAGGGGTTCGCCCTCCGGCCGGCCGGCCAGCTCTCGGGCGGGCAGCTCCAGCGGGTGGCCATCGCCCGGGCCCTGGTTCGCGACCCCCGCATCCTGCTGCTGGACGAGCCGTTCACGGGCCTCGACGTCCGGAGCCAGCACGCCGTGCTGGACCTGGTGGTGCGCACCCACCGGCAGCGCCGGCTGACCACCGTGCTCGTCACCCACGACGTGAACCTAGTGTACCCCCACCTGGACCGGGTGCTCGCCCTGAACCGGCGGGTGTACGCCTACGGCCCCCCGCAAGAGGCCCTGGTGCGGGAGACCCTGGAGCGAATGTACGGCGCCGAGGTGCAGGTGCACGAGGCCGGCGGCCGGCCGTTCGTGTTCGCCGGGGACCACCACCATGGGTGA
- a CDS encoding metal ABC transporter permease gives MGEMFSYAFVQRALLASLLVGTACSLVGVFVVLRGLAFIGAGIAHAAFGGVALGFLLGWNPLVTAVGFCVATAGAIHATSQAGRIRMDASIGIFYALTMALGILFVGLMKTYDARLYGYLFGNILSVTATDLRIIAALTLAVAATVIVFFKEFQLLSFDPEVAEALGLPAGRYSFVMLVLVSLTIVLSLDAVGILLVFALIVTPASAAYQLTYDYRALFVLSVLFGNLSCFLGLVLSYGLDVPSGATIVLTATGLFFVCLALSPKRRGGRP, from the coding sequence ATGGGTGAGATGTTCTCCTACGCCTTCGTCCAGCGGGCCCTGCTGGCGAGCCTGCTGGTGGGCACGGCCTGCTCCCTGGTGGGGGTGTTCGTGGTGCTCCGGGGCCTGGCGTTCATCGGCGCGGGCATCGCCCACGCCGCGTTCGGGGGGGTGGCCCTGGGGTTTCTGCTGGGGTGGAACCCGCTCGTGACGGCCGTGGGGTTCTGCGTGGCCACGGCCGGCGCCATCCACGCCACCAGCCAGGCGGGCCGGATCCGCATGGACGCCTCGATCGGCATCTTCTACGCCCTGACCATGGCCCTGGGCATCCTGTTCGTGGGGCTCATGAAGACCTACGACGCCCGGCTCTACGGGTACCTGTTCGGCAACATCCTGTCGGTCACGGCCACGGACCTGCGGATCATCGCGGCCCTGACCCTGGCGGTGGCCGCCACCGTGATCGTGTTCTTCAAGGAGTTCCAGCTGCTGTCGTTCGACCCCGAGGTGGCCGAGGCCCTGGGGCTCCCGGCCGGGCGGTACTCGTTCGTGATGCTCGTGCTCGTGAGCCTGACCATCGTGCTCAGCCTGGACGCGGTGGGCATCCTGCTGGTGTTCGCGCTGATCGTCACCCCGGCCTCGGCCGCCTACCAGCTCACCTACGACTACCGGGCGCTGTTCGTGCTCTCGGTCCTGTTCGGAAACCTTTCGTGCTTCCTGGGGCTGGTGCTCTCGTACGGGCTCGACGTGCCCAGCGGGGCCACCATCGTGCTCACCGCCACGGGGCTCTTTTTCGTGTGCCTGGCCCTCTCGCCCAAACGCCGGGGAGGACGCCCATGA